The following proteins are co-located in the Telopea speciosissima isolate NSW1024214 ecotype Mountain lineage chromosome 9, Tspe_v1, whole genome shotgun sequence genome:
- the LOC122641002 gene encoding pentatricopeptide repeat-containing protein At2g16880-like yields METPTSSTPAESDIVRNIVSILTSQPSLQSLKPYIPHLTPSLIPSIFSSASLSTCPSTLLTFFQWCHTHVSNFTHDCNSLPSLLTLLPCLFRHQKFSDAKSLLLSFITADTRHVLHDHLLHPSSRFPSPSRALLDTAVGAYVQYRKPHLAFQIFKKMKRHRFRPTVLTCNTLLNSLVRYPSSYSLLMSKQVFDDAIKLGVIPNTNTFNIMIYGYCSNSKFKEAMMFLNRMSDFDCSPDNVTYNTILDAFCKKGLLNEARDLLSNMKDRGLLPNRNTFNTLVSAYCKLGWLKEAAKTIELMTQSKILPDIWTYNMLINGSCKEGRIEEALRLRDEMEKMKLFPDVVTYNTLINACFEQKMNFMACELVEQMVEKGVQPNAVTHNIIIKGLCKEGKIEEASKYIRKMEENGFSPDSVTYNTLINGYSKSGKMADAFKMLNEMAQKGLKMDTVTLNTVLYNLCEEKKLDEAHGLLCSAAKKSYSIDEVSYGTLIMGYFKDEDVDGALKLWEEMKEKEILPSVVTYNSVIGGLCKCGKTEEALAKLNELIQSGLVPDETTYNSLIHGYCREGDLEKAFQFHNKMVENSFKPDTFTCNILLFALCNEGMIDRAYKLFQTWISKGKVVDTVTYNILITGMCKDGNIERALELLREMEEKKLEPDHITYNSILCGLTESGRTEDAEEFLSSLVQNGKLPNQLSFAASREVAPGVRGEKGQEVVANGTPHDCDSSSVVYSKRIDDLCNGGKYKEAMCTLEESMKTGIVLKRSTYITLMEGLIMRRKSTSKVAQ; encoded by the coding sequence ATGGAAACACCAACATCTTCAACACCAGCTGAATCCGACATAGTAAGGAACATAGTCTCCATACTTACTTCCCAACCTTCCCTTCAATCTCTAAAGCCATACATTCCTCACCTCACCCCTTCTTTGATACCATCAATATTCTCTTCTGCATCCCTTTCTACGTGCCCTAGCACACTTCTTACCTTCTTCCAATGGTGTCATACTCATGTTTCCAATTTCACACACGACTGCAATTCCCTCCCTTCCCTCCTCACCCTCCTCCCTTGTCTCTTTAGACACCAGAAGTTCTCTGATGCcaaatctcttcttctctccttcatAACTGCTGACACTCGTCATGTCCTTCACGACCACCTTCTCCATCCATCTTCTCGCTTCCCTTCCCCCTCCAGAGCCCTCCTTGACACTGCAGTTGGTGCCTATGTCCAGTACCGGAAACCTCATCTCGCATTTCAGATTTTCAAGAAGATGAAGCGCCACCGTTTCCGCCCAACAGTCCTCACCTGCAACACCCTTCTCAATTCCCTGGTAAGATACCCATCTTCTTATTCACTTCTTATGTCAAAGCAGGTCTTTGATGATGCCATCAAGCTTGGGGTCATCCCAAATACAAATACTTtcaatattatgatttatgggTATTGCTCGAATTCTAAGTTTAAAGAAGCCATGATGTTCCTTAACCGGATGAGTGACTTTGATTGCTCACCTGATAATGTCACTTATAATACCATCCTAGATGCTTTCTGTAAGAAAGGTCTTTTGAATGAGGCTCGGGATTTGCTTTCCAATATGAAAGACAGAGGGCTTTTGCCGAATCGGAATACGTTTAACACCTTGGTTTCTGCGTATTGTAAGTTGGGTTGGCTGAAGGAGGCAGCAAAGACAATTGAATTGATGACCCAAAGCAAAATTTTGCCTGATATTTGGACTTACAACATGTTGATTAATGGGTCGTGCAAGGAGGGTAGGATTGAAGAAGCTCTTAGGCTTCGAGATGAGATGGAGAAAATGAAATTGTTTCCAGATGTTGTTACTTATAACACATTGATTAATGCGTGCTTTGAGCAGAAGATGAACTTTATGGCCTGTGAGTTGGTTGAGCAAATGGTTGAGAAGGGTGTGCAGCCGAATGCTGTTACCCATAATATTATCATTAAGGGGTTGTGCAAAGAGGGGAAGATAGAGGAAGCAAGCAAATACATTAGGAAGATGGAGGAAAATGGGTTTTCTCCAGACTCTGTTACTTACAATACTTTGATCAACGGGTACTCTAAATCAGGGAAAATGGCGGATGCATTCAAGATGTTGAATGAAATGGCTCAGAAAGGTTTGAAGATGGACACTGTTACTCTTAATACTGTTCTCTACAATCTCTGTGAGGAGAAGAAGCTAGATGAGGCCCATGGGCTACTTTGTAGTGCTGCAAAGAAGAGTTATTCTATTGATGAGGTTAGTTATGGCACTTTGATCATGGGATACttcaaagatgaggatgttgatgGGGCTTTGAAGCTttgggaagagatgaaagagaaagagatcctTCCTAGTGTTGTTACCTACAATTCAGTTATTGGAGGGCTTTGCAAGTGTGGCAAGACCGAGGAGGCATTGGCCAAGTTGAATGAGCTTATACAGAGTGGGTTGGTGCCTGATGAGACTACATACAACAGTCTTATTCACGGGTACTGTAGGGAAGGAGATCTGGAAAAAGCTTTTCAGTTCCACAATAAAATGGTTGAGAATTCCTTCAAGCCGGATACTTTTACTTGTAATATTCTTCTTTTTGCACTCTGCAATGAGGGAATGATCGATAGGGCTTATAAGCTCTTCCAAACATGGATCTCAAAGGGGAAAGTTGTTGATACCGTCACTTACAACATTCTGATAACAGGTATGTGCAAAGATGGTAACATAGAACGGGCATTGGAGCTTCTCagagaaatggaagagaagaaactgGAACCAGACCACATTACGTACAATTCTATTTTATGTGGACTTACAGAGTCGGGTAGAACTGAAGATGCTGAGGAGTTTCTATCCAGTTTGGTTCAAAATGGAAAATTACCCAATCAGTTATCTTTTGCAGCTAGTAGGGAAGTCGCCCCTGGAGTACGAGGTGAAAAAGGCCAAGAAGTGGTTGCTAATGGAACTCCACACGATTGTGATTCAAGTTCTGTTGTTTACTCTAAGCGCATTGATGACCTGTGTAACGgaggaaaatacaaagaagcaATGTGCACATTGGAAGAATCAATGAAGACTGGTATTGTATTAAAGAGATCAACATATATTACTTTAATGGAAGGGCTCATCATGAGGCGGAAAAGCACATCGAAGGTGGCCCAATAG